The following proteins are co-located in the Dermochelys coriacea isolate rDerCor1 chromosome 4, rDerCor1.pri.v4, whole genome shotgun sequence genome:
- the TMEM33 gene encoding transmembrane protein 33 isoform X1, whose translation MADTAQNGPMQGGAGGGAVQFLMTNKLDTAMWLSRLFTVYCSALFVLPLLGLHEAASFYQRALLANALTSALRLHQRLPHFQLSRAFLAQALLEDSCHYLLYSLIFVNSYPVTMSIFPVLLFSLLHAATYTKKVIDARGLNSLPFLRSLLEKLNANQQNILKFIACNEIFLMPATVFMLLSGQGSLLQPFIYYRFLTLRYSSRRNPYCRTLFTELRIVVEHLIMKPSCPLFVRRLCLSSISFISRLAPTVA comes from the exons ATGGCGGATACAGCGCAGAACGGGCCCATGCAGGGTGGCGCCGGCGGCGGAGCGGTG CAATTTCTGATGACTAACAAGTTGGACACAGCAATGTGGCTTTCCCGTTTGTTCACAGTCTACTGTTCAGCTTTATTTGTTCTGCCCCTTCTAGG GTTGCATGAAGCAGCTAGCTTTTATCAACGTGCCTTGCTTGCAAATGCACTTACCAGTGCTCTTCGATTACACCAAAGGTTACCACATTTCCAGCTAAGCAGGGCGTTCCTGGCCCAAGCTTTGTTGGAGGACAGCTGCCACTACCTTTTGTATTCTCTCATCTTCGTTAATTCTTATCCCGTTACAA TGAGTATTTTCCCAGTTCTGCTGTTCTCGTTGCTTCATGCTGCCACATATACAAAGAAGGTTATTGAT GCAAGAGGTTTGAATAGTCTGCCTTTCCTGAGAAGTCTTTTAGAGAAACTAAATGCTAATCAACAAAATATTCTAAAATTCATTGCTTGCAATGAAATTTTCCTGATGCCAGCTACAGTTTTTATGCTTCTTAG tgGCCAGGGGAGTTTGCTTCAGCCTTTCATTTACTATAGATTTCTTACATTGCGTTATTCCTCCCGAAGAAATCCATATTGCCG gACTCTTTTCACAGAGCTGAGGATTGTTGTTGAACACCTAATAATGAAGCCTTCGTGCCCACTTTTTGTAAGAAGACTGTGCCTCAGTAGCATTTCCTTTATAAGCAGACTGGCACCAACAGTTGCATAA
- the TMEM33 gene encoding transmembrane protein 33 isoform X2 produces the protein MEMGTNLQTSSQQFLMTNKLDTAMWLSRLFTVYCSALFVLPLLGLHEAASFYQRALLANALTSALRLHQRLPHFQLSRAFLAQALLEDSCHYLLYSLIFVNSYPVTMSIFPVLLFSLLHAATYTKKVIDARGLNSLPFLRSLLEKLNANQQNILKFIACNEIFLMPATVFMLLSGQGSLLQPFIYYRFLTLRYSSRRNPYCRTLFTELRIVVEHLIMKPSCPLFVRRLCLSSISFISRLAPTVA, from the exons ATGGAGATGGGAACTAATCTTCAAACTTCTTCACAG CAATTTCTGATGACTAACAAGTTGGACACAGCAATGTGGCTTTCCCGTTTGTTCACAGTCTACTGTTCAGCTTTATTTGTTCTGCCCCTTCTAGG GTTGCATGAAGCAGCTAGCTTTTATCAACGTGCCTTGCTTGCAAATGCACTTACCAGTGCTCTTCGATTACACCAAAGGTTACCACATTTCCAGCTAAGCAGGGCGTTCCTGGCCCAAGCTTTGTTGGAGGACAGCTGCCACTACCTTTTGTATTCTCTCATCTTCGTTAATTCTTATCCCGTTACAA TGAGTATTTTCCCAGTTCTGCTGTTCTCGTTGCTTCATGCTGCCACATATACAAAGAAGGTTATTGAT GCAAGAGGTTTGAATAGTCTGCCTTTCCTGAGAAGTCTTTTAGAGAAACTAAATGCTAATCAACAAAATATTCTAAAATTCATTGCTTGCAATGAAATTTTCCTGATGCCAGCTACAGTTTTTATGCTTCTTAG tgGCCAGGGGAGTTTGCTTCAGCCTTTCATTTACTATAGATTTCTTACATTGCGTTATTCCTCCCGAAGAAATCCATATTGCCG gACTCTTTTCACAGAGCTGAGGATTGTTGTTGAACACCTAATAATGAAGCCTTCGTGCCCACTTTTTGTAAGAAGACTGTGCCTCAGTAGCATTTCCTTTATAAGCAGACTGGCACCAACAGTTGCATAA